One Kribbella sp. NBC_00662 genomic region harbors:
- a CDS encoding Fpg/Nei family DNA glycosylase — translation MPEGHTLHRLANDVWDAFGGRLVQASSPQGRFVDGAALLNGHVLRQTEAHGKHFLADFEGAGWLHIHLGLIGKMDINPAPVPEPVGQVRLRLQNATSYADLRGATVCEVITGEERDKLLSRLGPDPLRDDADPEPAWKRIHRSKLPIGQLLMNQDVLSGVGNVYRAEVLFRAKLNPMTPGNVVKKREWQGMWDDLLALMKYGVETGRIDTVADDHTPEAMGRDPRKDDHGGEVYVYRRQGQHCFVCQSVIRTKILAGRNLFWCPKCQRTGLTRKS, via the coding sequence ATGCCTGAAGGTCACACCCTGCACCGCCTGGCCAACGACGTCTGGGACGCGTTCGGCGGCCGCCTCGTCCAGGCGTCCAGCCCGCAGGGCCGGTTCGTCGACGGCGCCGCACTGCTCAACGGACACGTCCTGAGGCAGACCGAGGCTCACGGCAAGCACTTCCTCGCCGACTTCGAGGGCGCCGGCTGGCTGCACATCCACCTCGGCCTGATCGGCAAGATGGACATCAATCCGGCTCCGGTGCCGGAGCCGGTCGGTCAGGTACGGCTGAGGCTGCAGAACGCGACGTCGTACGCCGATCTGCGCGGTGCGACCGTCTGCGAGGTCATCACCGGCGAGGAACGTGACAAGCTGCTCAGCCGGCTCGGGCCGGACCCGCTGCGCGACGACGCGGACCCGGAGCCGGCCTGGAAGCGGATCCACCGCAGCAAGCTGCCGATCGGGCAGCTGCTGATGAACCAGGACGTGCTCAGCGGGGTCGGCAACGTGTACCGCGCCGAGGTGCTGTTCCGCGCCAAGCTGAACCCGATGACGCCTGGCAACGTGGTCAAGAAGCGGGAGTGGCAGGGCATGTGGGACGACCTGCTCGCGCTGATGAAGTACGGCGTCGAGACCGGCCGGATCGACACCGTTGCCGACGACCACACACCGGAGGCGATGGGCCGTGACCCACGCAAGGACGATCATGGCGGTGAGGTCTACGTCTACCGGCGGCAGGGGCAGCACTGTTTCGTCTGCCAGTCGGTGATCCGGACCAAGATCCTGGCCGGCCGCAACCTTTTCTGGTGTCCCAAGTGCCAACGCACCGGACTCACCCGCAAGAGCTGA
- a CDS encoding PP2C family protein-serine/threonine phosphatase produces the protein MRKSGGPALVRRIGRRVEALGRRARRSHRLAFVALALTQLVIAIASFVWMTFVPASFLIVPLVVGGVLLRFGELVALTGITAAFGSYVVLSRGMTMPRIGFVLVLVIVGWIMITSAKVRSRLGVAGTRSESMLMELRDTLTAQGEMPTLPPGWRVEVAIQSAGGSTFSGDFVVSTMHGDFLEVALVDVSGKGIDAGTRALLLSGAFGGLLGVVPEQEFLPSANQYIRRQDWDDDFATVVHVVLDLRTGDFDVRTAGHPPAIQFDAWSGRWQTRDADGPLLGLMEAPEFKANHGLLRPGDALFLYSDGMVETPRRDIGRGTDRLTGHAERLVAQGFVGGAADLVATAGGPGDDSAIVIIHRTAHA, from the coding sequence ATGAGGAAGAGCGGCGGTCCAGCGCTGGTACGACGCATCGGCCGCCGGGTCGAAGCGCTGGGCCGTCGTGCCCGCCGTTCCCATCGGCTGGCGTTCGTTGCCCTGGCGCTGACGCAGCTGGTGATCGCGATCGCGAGCTTCGTCTGGATGACGTTCGTACCGGCCTCGTTCCTGATCGTCCCGCTGGTCGTCGGCGGCGTTCTGCTGCGGTTCGGTGAGCTGGTCGCGCTGACCGGGATCACGGCGGCCTTCGGTTCGTACGTCGTGCTGTCCCGCGGCATGACGATGCCCCGGATCGGCTTCGTGCTGGTTCTGGTGATCGTCGGCTGGATCATGATCACCAGCGCCAAGGTGCGCAGCCGGCTCGGCGTGGCCGGCACCCGGAGCGAGTCGATGCTGATGGAGTTGCGGGACACGCTCACCGCGCAGGGGGAGATGCCGACGTTGCCGCCGGGCTGGCGGGTCGAGGTGGCGATCCAGTCCGCCGGCGGGTCGACGTTCTCGGGCGACTTCGTGGTGTCGACGATGCACGGCGACTTCCTCGAGGTGGCGCTGGTCGATGTCTCCGGCAAGGGAATCGACGCCGGCACGCGGGCGCTGCTGCTGTCCGGTGCGTTCGGCGGGCTGCTCGGCGTCGTGCCCGAGCAGGAGTTCCTGCCGTCGGCGAACCAGTACATCCGCCGGCAGGACTGGGACGACGACTTCGCGACCGTGGTCCATGTCGTGCTCGACCTGCGAACCGGGGACTTCGACGTACGCACGGCCGGGCATCCGCCGGCGATCCAGTTCGACGCGTGGTCGGGGCGCTGGCAGACGCGGGACGCGGACGGCCCGCTGCTCGGGCTGATGGAGGCTCCGGAGTTCAAGGCGAACCACGGGCTGCTGCGGCCCGGGGACGCGTTGTTCCTCTACAGCGACGGCATGGTCGAGACGCCGCGCCGCGACATCGGCCGCGGCACCGACCGCCTGACCGGACACGCGGAACGCCTTGTGGCACAGGGATTCGTCGGCGGCGCCGCCGACCTGGTCGCCACCGCCGGCGGCCCCGGGGACGACTCGGCGATCGTGATCATCCACCGCACGGCGCATGCCTGA
- a CDS encoding DsbA family protein, which produces MTASADFWFDPACPWAWMTSRWMLEVEQVRDVKTTWHVMSLAVLNEERMEHDENWQRLIGRVRVLIAAEQAHGNEVLLPLYTALGRRIHNEGRGGKDDAVLVEALEEVGLPSSLIEAADTDKYDDALKKSHHAGMDQVGMEVGTPVIAVEGTAFFGPVVTPAPKGEAAGKLWDGVRLVAGTEGFFEIKRTRDRGPIFD; this is translated from the coding sequence ATGACTGCCTCTGCAGATTTCTGGTTCGACCCGGCCTGCCCCTGGGCCTGGATGACATCTCGCTGGATGCTCGAGGTCGAGCAGGTCCGGGATGTGAAGACGACCTGGCACGTGATGAGCCTCGCCGTCCTGAACGAAGAGCGGATGGAGCACGACGAGAACTGGCAGCGTCTGATCGGCCGGGTCCGGGTGCTGATCGCCGCCGAGCAGGCGCACGGCAACGAGGTCCTGCTGCCGCTCTACACCGCGCTGGGCCGCCGGATCCACAACGAGGGCCGTGGCGGCAAGGACGACGCCGTACTGGTCGAGGCGCTCGAGGAGGTCGGCCTGCCGTCGTCGCTGATCGAGGCCGCGGACACCGACAAGTACGACGACGCGCTGAAGAAGTCGCACCACGCCGGTATGGACCAGGTCGGCATGGAGGTCGGTACGCCGGTCATCGCGGTCGAGGGCACCGCGTTCTTCGGACCGGTCGTGACGCCGGCTCCCAAGGGCGAGGCGGCCGGCAAGCTCTGGGACGGCGTCCGGCTGGTCGCCGGCACCGAGGGCTTCTTCGAGATCAAGCGCACCCGCGACCGGGGCCCGATCTTCGACTGA
- a CDS encoding ribose-5-phosphate isomerase, translated as MRVHIGCDHAGFELKNHLVEHLTAAGHDVVDHGPAVYDAVDDYPPFCLRTGQAVVDDPGSLGIVIGGSGNGEQIAANKVKGVRAVLAWSNDTARLGREHNNANVVSVGARMHTAEEATGFVDLFLATDYSGEDRHTRRIDMLTNYESTGELPPLP; from the coding sequence ATGCGAGTGCACATCGGCTGCGACCATGCCGGATTCGAGCTGAAGAACCACCTGGTAGAGCACCTGACTGCTGCCGGGCACGACGTCGTCGACCACGGCCCGGCCGTGTACGACGCCGTGGACGACTACCCGCCGTTCTGCCTGCGGACCGGGCAGGCCGTCGTCGACGACCCGGGCAGCCTGGGCATCGTGATCGGCGGCTCGGGCAACGGCGAGCAGATCGCCGCGAACAAGGTGAAGGGCGTCCGGGCCGTGCTGGCCTGGAGCAACGACACCGCACGCCTGGGCCGCGAGCACAACAATGCCAACGTGGTCAGCGTCGGCGCCCGGATGCACACCGCGGAGGAAGCGACCGGGTTCGTCGACCTCTTCCTGGCCACCGACTACTCCGGCGAGGACCGGCACACCCGCCGGATCGACATGCTGACGAACTACGAGTCGACCGGCGAGCTCCCGCCTTTGCCGTGA